Proteins encoded in a region of the Paenibacillus wynnii genome:
- a CDS encoding histidine phosphatase family protein, with amino-acid sequence MKVTTVYLTRHGQTEWNVQQRMQGHMDSALTPLGLQQAEWLNRGMQAVSLDAVYASPSPRALRTAEIILGERGVPLKTADEFKEICMGAWEGCVSSELESEYTDQYRYFWDDPDKFSVEGSETFAEVQSRALNKLEEVVSKHEGESVLIVTHTVVIKVLMAYFEGRAMNKVWDLPYIHPTCLSRIDFKDGNAEILLHGDISHYEKNPSGMQS; translated from the coding sequence ATGAAAGTAACAACCGTTTATTTGACTCGTCATGGACAAACGGAATGGAACGTACAGCAGCGTATGCAGGGACATATGGATTCGGCGCTTACACCGCTTGGTTTGCAGCAGGCAGAGTGGCTGAATCGGGGGATGCAGGCGGTAAGTCTAGATGCCGTCTATGCAAGCCCCAGTCCTCGTGCGCTGAGGACGGCAGAGATTATACTCGGGGAGCGCGGGGTTCCTTTGAAGACTGCTGATGAATTCAAAGAGATTTGTATGGGGGCATGGGAGGGTTGCGTGTCTTCGGAGCTCGAGTCTGAGTACACGGATCAATACCGATATTTCTGGGACGATCCTGACAAATTCAGTGTAGAGGGTAGTGAAACATTCGCAGAGGTCCAATCGCGGGCCTTGAATAAACTGGAGGAAGTTGTCTCTAAGCATGAAGGCGAATCCGTTCTAATTGTTACTCATACGGTAGTCATTAAGGTGTTGATGGCCTATTTTGAGGGAAGAGCTATGAATAAGGTCTGGGATCTGCCTTATATTCATCCAACCTGTTTGTCCAGAATTGACTTTAAGGACGGGAACGCGGAAATCTTGCTTCACGGGGATATAAGCCATTATGAAAAGAATCCAAGCGGGATGCAATCCTAG